The following are encoded in a window of Trichocoleus sp. genomic DNA:
- the accC gene encoding acetyl-CoA carboxylase biotin carboxylase subunit — protein MRFDKILIANRGEIALRILRTCEELGIATVAVHSTIDRHALHVQLADEAVCIGDAPSSKSYLNIPNIIAAALTRNATAIHPGYGFLAENARFAEICADHQIAFIGPSPEAMRSMGDKSTAKETMQRIGVPTVPGSDGLLMDDKEALSIARKIGYPVIIKATAGGGGRGMRLVRNEEDLIKSFLAAQGEAEAAFGNAGVYLEKFVERPRHIEFQILADTHGNVIHLGERDCSIQRRHQKLLEEAPSPALTPELREKMGTAAVRAAQSINYVGAGTVEFLLDRHGNFYFMEMNTRIQVEHPVTEMITGLDLIAEQIRIAQGEPLGMTQDQVELRGHAIECRINAEDPDHNFRPNPGRISGYLPPGGFGVRMDSHVYTDYEIPPYYDSLIGKLIVWGHNRPEAIERMRRALRECAITGLPTTINFHQRILDNPEFKQGEVYTNFIEQMMARQS, from the coding sequence ATGCGTTTTGATAAGATTTTGATTGCTAATCGAGGGGAAATTGCCCTCCGTATTCTGCGGACTTGTGAAGAACTAGGGATCGCAACGGTTGCCGTACATTCCACGATCGATCGCCATGCCCTTCACGTTCAACTGGCAGACGAAGCGGTTTGTATTGGGGACGCGCCCAGCAGTAAGAGCTATCTCAATATTCCTAACATCATTGCTGCAGCCCTGACGCGCAATGCCACTGCGATTCATCCGGGCTATGGTTTTCTGGCAGAAAATGCTCGGTTTGCCGAAATTTGTGCTGACCATCAGATCGCTTTTATTGGACCTTCCCCGGAAGCCATGCGATCGATGGGCGATAAGTCTACCGCCAAAGAAACGATGCAGCGGATCGGCGTACCGACTGTGCCGGGAAGCGATGGGCTATTGATGGACGACAAGGAAGCACTGTCGATCGCCCGCAAAATTGGTTATCCCGTCATTATTAAAGCAACAGCAGGCGGCGGCGGTCGTGGGATGCGCCTGGTTCGCAACGAAGAGGATTTGATTAAGTCCTTTTTAGCGGCTCAGGGAGAGGCAGAAGCGGCTTTTGGCAACGCAGGTGTCTATCTGGAAAAATTTGTCGAGCGTCCGCGCCATATTGAGTTTCAGATTTTGGCAGATACCCACGGCAACGTGATTCATTTGGGCGAGCGCGATTGTTCAATTCAGCGGCGTCACCAGAAACTATTAGAGGAAGCGCCCAGTCCTGCTCTCACTCCAGAACTGCGGGAAAAAATGGGAACAGCAGCAGTACGGGCAGCGCAATCCATTAATTATGTGGGTGCGGGAACGGTAGAGTTTTTGCTCGATCGCCACGGCAACTTTTACTTCATGGAGATGAATACGCGCATCCAGGTCGAGCATCCCGTGACTGAGATGATCACCGGACTGGATCTGATTGCCGAACAGATTCGGATTGCTCAGGGCGAACCGCTTGGCATGACGCAAGACCAGGTGGAGCTACGCGGACATGCGATCGAGTGTCGCATCAATGCGGAAGACCCCGACCATAACTTCCGTCCCAATCCGGGTAGAATCAGCGGTTACCTGCCTCCGGGTGGTTTTGGCGTTCGCATGGATTCCCATGTCTACACTGACTATGAAATTCCGCCCTACTACGATTCTTTGATTGGCAAACTGATTGTCTGGGGACACAATCGACCAGAGGCGATCGAACGAATGCGACGGGCGCTGAGAGAATGTGCGATCACCGGATTACCGACCACAATTAATTTTCATCAGCGAATCCTCGATAACCCAGAGTTCAAGCAGGGTGAGGTGTACACCAACTTTATCGAGCAAATGATGGCGCGGCAAAGTTAG
- a CDS encoding phytoene synthase — translation MTTLAPLEDAYELCRQITAEYAKTFYLGTMLMPEAKRRAIWAIYVWCRRTDELVDGPRAATTTDETLDHWERNLEAIFAGHPIDDVDVALIDTLERFPMDIQPFRDMIAGQRMDLYRSRYETFEELELYCYRVAGTVGLMSTAVMGVDLNQGTAPWDKSKPQHNPEPEAIALGIANQLTNILRDVGEDARRGRIYLPLEDLERFNYSEKDLFNSVVDDRWKALMKFQIQRARQFFAEAESGVSQLSPDARFPVWTALMLYRGILNVIERNQYDVFYKRAYVPRWQKMLYLPLAKLKAEVL, via the coding sequence ATGACTACTCTGGCTCCTCTGGAGGATGCCTACGAACTTTGTCGTCAGATCACGGCAGAATATGCCAAGACGTTTTATCTGGGCACCATGCTGATGCCGGAAGCAAAACGTCGCGCGATCTGGGCAATTTATGTCTGGTGTCGGCGTACTGATGAGCTTGTGGATGGACCCCGTGCCGCAACCACCACTGATGAGACGCTCGATCACTGGGAACGCAACCTCGAAGCCATCTTTGCCGGACATCCCATTGACGATGTGGATGTGGCATTGATCGATACGCTAGAGCGTTTCCCGATGGATATCCAGCCCTTCCGAGACATGATCGCCGGACAGCGGATGGATCTCTATCGATCGCGCTATGAAACATTTGAGGAACTTGAGCTTTACTGCTACCGCGTTGCTGGAACGGTGGGCTTAATGTCTACCGCAGTCATGGGGGTTGATTTGAATCAGGGAACGGCTCCCTGGGATAAAAGCAAGCCTCAACATAATCCTGAACCGGAGGCAATTGCTCTGGGTATTGCTAACCAACTCACAAACATCTTGCGGGATGTGGGCGAAGATGCACGGCGCGGACGGATTTATCTGCCGCTGGAAGACTTGGAGCGATTTAACTACAGCGAAAAAGATTTGTTTAACTCAGTGGTAGACGACCGCTGGAAGGCCTTGATGAAATTCCAAATTCAGCGGGCGCGTCAGTTTTTTGCTGAGGCAGAATCAGGTGTCAGCCAGCTCAGCCCTGATGCTCGGTTCCCGGTCTGGACAGCCCTGATGCTCTATCGCGGTATCCTCAACGTCATTGAACGCAATCAATACGATGTGTTTTACAAGCGAGCTTATGTCCCCAGGTGGCAAAAGATGCTCTATCTACCGTTAGCAAAACTGAAGGCAGAAGTGCTGTAG
- the pds gene encoding 15-cis-phytoene desaturase, with translation MRVAIAGAGLAGLSCAKYLVDAGHEPIVFESRDVLGGLVAAWKDQDGDWYETGLHIFFGAYPNMLQLLKELGIEDRLQWKEHSMIMNQPDNPGVYSRFDFPDIPAPWNGIAAILRNNDMLTWEEKIKFAIGLVPVMTRGQAYVEEMDKYSWTEWLQKHKIPERVNEEIFIAMSKSLNFIGPDEISSTIILTAMNRFLQERYGSKMAFLDGSPTERICQPLVDYITERGGKVLLKKPLKEIRLNPDGTVKDLLIRGLDGSSDEVVTADAFVSAMSVDVLKALLPTPWKDQDYFQKLDGLEGVPVINLHLWFDRKLTDIDHLLFSRSPLLSVYADMSNTCREYENPDRSMLELVLAPAKDWIDKSDDQIVAATMKELEKLFPTHFGTEDAAKLLKSKVVKTPRSVYISTPGRQNYRPSQVSPIANFFLSGSYTMQRYLASMEGAVLSGKLTAQAIVDRQAELESRATDEKVQLAASS, from the coding sequence ATGCGAGTTGCGATCGCTGGAGCAGGGTTAGCGGGTCTGTCTTGCGCCAAATATTTGGTTGATGCAGGACATGAGCCGATTGTCTTTGAAAGTCGAGACGTGCTGGGTGGCTTGGTGGCTGCCTGGAAAGATCAAGATGGCGACTGGTACGAAACCGGGCTGCACATCTTCTTTGGGGCATATCCTAATATGCTGCAACTGCTGAAGGAACTGGGTATCGAAGACCGACTTCAGTGGAAAGAGCATTCCATGATCATGAACCAGCCAGACAATCCGGGCGTTTATTCTCGCTTTGATTTTCCCGATATTCCTGCGCCCTGGAACGGCATCGCCGCAATCCTCCGCAACAACGATATGCTCACCTGGGAGGAAAAAATCAAGTTTGCGATCGGCTTGGTTCCTGTCATGACACGCGGTCAAGCTTATGTCGAGGAGATGGACAAATACTCCTGGACAGAGTGGCTGCAAAAGCACAAGATTCCAGAGCGGGTGAACGAAGAGATCTTCATCGCCATGTCCAAGTCGCTTAACTTTATTGGACCTGATGAAATATCCTCGACCATCATCCTGACGGCAATGAACCGCTTCCTGCAAGAGCGATATGGCTCGAAAATGGCGTTTCTGGATGGTTCCCCCACAGAGCGAATCTGCCAGCCGTTAGTGGACTACATCACAGAACGAGGCGGCAAAGTTCTCTTGAAGAAGCCGCTGAAAGAAATTCGCCTCAACCCAGATGGCACAGTGAAAGATTTGCTGATTCGTGGGCTGGATGGCTCATCAGATGAAGTGGTGACGGCTGATGCCTTTGTCTCCGCGATGTCTGTTGATGTGCTCAAGGCACTGCTACCTACACCCTGGAAAGATCAGGACTACTTCCAGAAATTGGACGGGCTAGAAGGGGTTCCTGTAATCAACCTGCACCTCTGGTTCGATCGCAAGCTCACTGATATTGATCATCTCCTGTTCTCTCGATCGCCGCTGCTCAGTGTCTATGCCGATATGAGCAACACCTGCCGCGAATATGAGAACCCCGATCGATCGATGCTGGAACTGGTACTCGCTCCGGCAAAAGACTGGATCGATAAATCGGATGATCAGATCGTCGCAGCGACAATGAAGGAACTGGAAAAACTGTTCCCCACGCATTTTGGCACTGAAGATGCGGCAAAGCTGCTGAAATCTAAAGTTGTCAAAACACCTCGATCGGTCTACATTTCCACTCCCGGTCGCCAAAACTACCGTCCGAGCCAGGTTTCACCGATCGCCAATTTCTTCCTTTCGGGGAGCTATACGATGCAACGCTATCTTGCCAGTATGGAAGGAGCAGTGTTGTCTGGTAAACTGACGGCTCAAGCGATTGTCGATCGGCAGGCTGAGTTGGAAAGTCGGGCAACAGATGAGAAGGTTCAGCTTGCCGCTTCGTCATAG
- the zds gene encoding 9,9'-di-cis-zeta-carotene desaturase, which yields MRVAIVGAGLAGLAAAIELVDAGQEVEIFEARSFIGGKVGSWIDADGNHVEMGLHVFFNNYYNLFALMQKVGTFEALLPKEHVHNFINRGGEVGKLDFRFLLGAPFHGLKAFFTTEQLTLLDKLQNALALGTSPIVPGLVNYDVAMKMIRALDDISFANWFRSHGGSQNSLKRMWDPIALALGFIDTENISARCMLTIFMMFAAKTEASRLNMLAGSPDEYLHKPIVKYLEDRGAKIHTRRQTRRILFEQNGQMQVTGLAIANSETEEVVTADVYLAACDIPGIQRLLPQEWRKWKEFDNIYKLEAVPVVTVQLRFDGWVTELNDAEQRQQVDHAAGMDNLLYSADADFSCFADLALTSPKDYYRKGQGSLMQVVLTPGDPFIKMSNEAIAQHALKQIHDLFPSSRELTMTWFNVVKLAQSLYREKPGVEPYRPPQKTPIDNFFLAGSYTAQDYIDSMEGATISGKQAAARILEPIGYQVQGKGLFRY from the coding sequence ATGCGAGTTGCGATCGTTGGTGCAGGATTGGCGGGTCTGGCGGCGGCTATCGAGCTAGTCGATGCAGGGCAGGAAGTCGAAATCTTTGAAGCCCGCTCTTTTATTGGCGGTAAAGTCGGCAGTTGGATCGATGCAGATGGCAACCATGTTGAGATGGGTCTGCATGTGTTCTTCAACAACTACTACAACCTATTTGCCCTGATGCAGAAGGTGGGCACGTTTGAGGCGCTGTTGCCCAAAGAGCATGTTCACAATTTCATCAATCGCGGCGGCGAAGTTGGCAAGCTCGATTTTCGCTTTCTATTGGGTGCGCCGTTTCACGGACTCAAGGCATTTTTCACCACCGAGCAACTGACATTGCTGGATAAGCTGCAAAACGCTCTGGCACTGGGCACAAGCCCGATCGTTCCCGGTTTGGTGAACTACGATGTGGCGATGAAGATGATTCGCGCCCTGGATGATATCAGCTTTGCCAATTGGTTTCGCAGTCATGGCGGCTCGCAAAATAGCCTCAAACGGATGTGGGATCCGATCGCGCTGGCGTTGGGCTTTATCGATACTGAAAATATTTCGGCTCGCTGTATGCTGACCATCTTTATGATGTTTGCAGCGAAAACAGAGGCTTCTCGGCTCAATATGCTGGCAGGCTCACCGGATGAGTATTTGCACAAGCCGATCGTCAAATATCTTGAAGACAGAGGCGCAAAAATTCACACTCGTCGGCAAACTCGGCGCATTCTGTTTGAACAGAACGGACAGATGCAGGTCACAGGGTTGGCGATCGCCAACAGCGAGACTGAGGAAGTTGTGACGGCAGATGTTTACCTTGCAGCTTGCGATATTCCCGGAATTCAGCGACTTCTGCCGCAAGAATGGCGCAAGTGGAAGGAGTTTGACAATATTTATAAGCTGGAAGCGGTTCCAGTCGTAACGGTGCAGTTGCGCTTTGATGGTTGGGTGACAGAACTAAATGATGCGGAGCAGCGCCAACAGGTTGATCATGCTGCCGGAATGGATAATCTGCTTTATAGTGCCGATGCTGACTTTTCTTGCTTCGCTGACCTGGCGCTCACCAGCCCGAAAGATTATTACCGCAAAGGGCAGGGTTCACTGATGCAGGTCGTTTTGACTCCTGGTGATCCCTTTATCAAGATGAGCAATGAGGCGATCGCCCAACACGCCCTGAAGCAAATTCACGATCTCTTCCCCTCGTCGCGTGAGCTAACGATGACCTGGTTTAATGTAGTGAAGCTGGCACAATCGCTCTACCGTGAGAAGCCAGGAGTAGAACCCTACCGCCCGCCACAAAAGACCCCGATCGACAATTTCTTTTTGGCAGGCAGCTATACGGCGCAGGATTATATCGACAGCATGGAAGGCGCAACGATTTCGGGCAAGCAAGCTGCTGCAAGAATTTTGGAGCCAATTGGTTATCAGGTGCAGGGCAAGGGGTTGTTTAGATACTAA
- a CDS encoding lipid kinase, translated as MTRRLLLLLNPHSRLGETAETQVRQELLTLGLNLVAVEGSPDRFSAAIRQYQDQVDCVVIGGGDGSVNAAIEGLLETRLPIGVLPLGTANNLARTLGIPIDLVAACRTIAQGQLQAIDLGWVNGRHFLNVAGIGLSANINRSVEKKLKRRWGVVAYALTALKLIFKQHRMRAEIHCHGEVIQAKTYQITVCNGRHYGSGLTVAADATIDDQRLDLCSLEIQHWWQIFWLLPALTRGEYAAGRGVRILQGQTIEVYTRHPAAIDTDGEITTQTPAQFKVIPKAISVYVPQQ; from the coding sequence GTGACTCGACGGCTATTGCTGTTGCTCAACCCTCATTCTCGGCTTGGAGAAACTGCTGAAACGCAAGTCAGGCAAGAGCTATTGACATTAGGGCTTAACTTAGTGGCAGTGGAAGGATCACCCGATCGCTTCTCTGCTGCGATCCGCCAATATCAAGATCAAGTGGATTGTGTTGTCATTGGTGGCGGCGATGGTAGCGTCAATGCAGCAATTGAGGGCTTGCTAGAAACTCGGCTGCCGATTGGGGTTTTGCCGCTGGGAACCGCAAACAATCTGGCACGCACCCTCGGAATTCCAATTGATCTGGTTGCGGCTTGTCGGACGATCGCGCAGGGTCAGCTTCAGGCGATCGATCTGGGTTGGGTGAATGGACGACATTTTCTGAATGTGGCAGGGATTGGTCTCAGCGCAAATATTAATCGCTCGGTCGAAAAAAAGCTGAAACGACGTTGGGGTGTTGTTGCCTATGCGCTCACGGCTTTGAAATTAATTTTTAAGCAGCACCGAATGCGGGCAGAGATTCACTGTCACGGTGAGGTGATTCAGGCGAAGACCTATCAGATCACTGTCTGCAATGGGCGGCATTATGGCAGTGGCTTAACAGTAGCGGCAGATGCGACGATCGACGATCAACGCCTCGACCTCTGTAGTCTAGAAATTCAGCACTGGTGGCAGATTTTTTGGCTCTTACCTGCCTTGACGAGAGGCGAATATGCAGCAGGACGCGGCGTTCGGATTCTCCAAGGTCAAACGATCGAGGTTTACACCCGGCACCCGGCGGCGATCGATACAGATGGCGAAATTACGACCCAAACTCCGGCTCAGTTTAAGGTGATTCCCAAAGCCATCTCGGTTTATGTCCCACAGCAATAA
- a CDS encoding heme oxygenase (biliverdin-producing) translates to MSSNLATKLREGTKKAHSMAENVGFVKCFLKGVVEKTSYRKLVANLYFVYSAMEEEMEHHRQHPIVSKIYFPELNRKESLEQDLRYYFGANWREQVAPSEAAEAYIQRIREVSANHPELLVAHSYTRYLGDLSGGQILKGIAQRAMNLAEGEGTAFYEFKDISDEKAFKAKYRQTLDELPLDEAAADEIVEEANAAFGMNMKLFNELEGNLIKAIGQMLFNTLTRRRTRGSTELATAD, encoded by the coding sequence ATGAGCAGTAATCTCGCAACGAAGCTCCGTGAAGGCACAAAGAAAGCCCATTCGATGGCTGAAAACGTTGGTTTTGTGAAGTGCTTTTTGAAGGGCGTAGTTGAAAAAACTTCTTACCGCAAACTGGTTGCAAACCTCTATTTTGTTTATTCCGCGATGGAAGAAGAAATGGAGCATCATCGGCAGCACCCCATTGTGTCGAAAATTTACTTTCCTGAGTTGAACCGGAAAGAAAGCCTGGAGCAAGATCTGCGCTACTACTTCGGGGCAAACTGGCGTGAGCAGGTGGCTCCTTCTGAAGCAGCTGAAGCTTACATCCAGCGTATCCGCGAAGTTTCCGCTAATCATCCTGAACTGCTGGTGGCTCACTCCTATACTCGCTATTTGGGCGACCTATCGGGTGGGCAAATCCTCAAGGGCATTGCCCAACGAGCCATGAATTTGGCTGAAGGTGAAGGAACTGCCTTCTACGAATTCAAAGACATTTCTGACGAAAAAGCTTTCAAGGCAAAGTATCGCCAAACCCTGGACGAACTGCCGCTCGACGAAGCTGCTGCCGATGAGATCGTCGAAGAAGCGAATGCTGCTTTTGGCATGAATATGAAGCTGTTTAACGAGCTAGAAGGCAACCTGATTAAAGCGATCGGTCAAATGCTCTTCAACACGCTCACTCGTCGTCGTACACGCGGCAGCACCGAACTGGCAACTGCTGACTAA